The genomic interval TCTGCGGCGCGACGCTCGTCGGCGAGGGCACGGGCGGATCCTTCGCCGCCGGCCCCGCCGGGGGTCCCGTCGTCGCCGAGGCCTGCGAGTCCGACGGTACGCTCGTCGGCTACCGGCCGGCGATCGGCCTCGTCCACAACGTGAGCCGGGACCACGGGGAGCTCCTGGCCCTCCGTCCCCAGTTCGCCGCGTTCGCCGAGAACTGCGGCCGGCTCTTCGTCAACGCCGCGTGTCCCGAGGCGGCGGCGCTCGGGCGCCGGGTCAAGACGCTCACCTACGGCGCCGCGGCCGGTGCCGAGGCGCGCCTCACGGTCAACACCGTGGGTCCTCACCGCGCGTCCGGCGTGCTGAGGCTCGACGACGACGAGCTGGCGCTCGACGTCCCGCAGCCCGGGCTCCACAACCTCGAGAACGCCGCGGCCGCGGCGCTGATCGCCCTCGAGCTCGGCGTGGCGCGCCACGCGCTCGAGATCCTGCTCGCGAGCTTCCCCGGCGTCACGCGCCGGTTCGAGGTGATCGGCACGACGCCGAGCGGCGTCCGCGTCGTGGACGACTACGCGCACAACGGCGAGAAGATCCGCGCGGCGATCGCCACGGCGCAGGCGGGCGCGCCGCGGGTGCTCGCGGTCTTCCAGCCCCACGGGTTCGGCCCGGCGCGCTTCCTGCGCGGAGAGCTCGCGGCTCTGCTGGCGCGCCTGCTCCGCCCCGAGGATCGCTTCTGCTACGCCGAGATCTTCTACGCGGGCGGCACGGTCACGAAGGACATCTCGAGCCGCGCGCTCGCGGACGACCTCCCGGCAGGCCGCCGCTGCGGCTACGCCGCCGACCACGAGGCCGCGCGGCGCTGGGTGCTCGCCGAGGCGCGGCCCGGCGACACCGTGCTCATCATGGGCGCGCGGGATCCCGCGCTTCCCCGCCTCGCGCGCGCGGTGTTCGAGAGCGTCGCCGCCTAGTCGTCCTCGAGCACCATCCGGCGGAACGCCTCGGCGGCGCGCAGCCGCCGGCGCGCGCCCTGCTGCCGGGCCCAGCCGGTGATGACCGGCGCCGGGTTCCAGTCGCCCATCTGGCTCGCGTGCTCGCGCAGCGCGCGGATCTTGACCTCCAGCACGGGGGCGATGTCGATGAACGTGTCCGCGCGGTCCGAGGCGTGGAGCCAGACGGCGCGGACGTGGTGGGGCTCGAGACCCTCGTCGAGCAGCTCCGGGAAGATGAAGCGCGTCTCCGCCGACGGAAAGACGGCGTCGAGCGCCACGTCGGACGCCACGCGATGATCGGGGTGGTTCATGTAGCGAGCGCCGAAGAAGCGGACGGTCGGATCCCCGCACACGACGGCGTCGGGCCGGTAGCGGCGGATCAGGCGCGCGAGGTCGCGCCGGAGGGCGATCGTCGGCTCGAGCACGCCGTCCGCGTAGCCGAGGAACAAGACCTCCTCGACCCCCAGCACGCGGCAGGCCGCCCGCTGCTCCTCCTGCCGGATCTTCGCGAGCCGCTCGCGGGTCATGTCGGGCGGCGTGTGGCGGTTCGAGCCCGCCTCGCCGTTGGTGAGGCAGACCGTCACGATCCGGCTGCCCGCGCGCGCCCACTTCGCCAGCGTCCCCGCGACCGTGAACTCCTGGTCGTCCGGATGGGCGTGGATCGACAGCACGCGCGCGGGCGCGGGCGGCTCCTTGCGTCTCACGGGCATTAGAGCAGCGCGGCGATCGCCTGACCGACCTCGGTCGTCGTCGCCTTGCCGCCGAGGTCGCGCGTCAGCGTCTTGCCTTCCTCCACC from Candidatus Methylomirabilota bacterium carries:
- a CDS encoding PIG-L deacetylase family protein — protein: MRRKEPPAPARVLSIHAHPDDQEFTVAGTLAKWARAGSRIVTVCLTNGEAGSNRHTPPDMTRERLAKIRQEEQRAACRVLGVEEVLFLGYADGVLEPTIALRRDLARLIRRYRPDAVVCGDPTVRFFGARYMNHPDHRVASDVALDAVFPSAETRFIFPELLDEGLEPHHVRAVWLHASDRADTFIDIAPVLEVKIRALREHASQMGDWNPAPVITGWARQQGARRRLRAAEAFRRMVLEDD
- a CDS encoding Mur ligase domain-containing protein translates to MRYHFSGVAGAGMSPLACLLRARGHHVQGSDRALDQGRAPDIARHLQALGIRLVPHDGAAVTRAIDRFVHSTAVEADTPEMRAAQALGLECVPRPRLLAEVVNAGEPGIAVAGTSGKSTIVGMVAWLLGQAGVPATVICGATLVGEGTGGSFAAGPAGGPVVAEACESDGTLVGYRPAIGLVHNVSRDHGELLALRPQFAAFAENCGRLFVNAACPEAAALGRRVKTLTYGAAAGAEARLTVNTVGPHRASGVLRLDDDELALDVPQPGLHNLENAAAAALIALELGVARHALEILLASFPGVTRRFEVIGTTPSGVRVVDDYAHNGEKIRAAIATAQAGAPRVLAVFQPHGFGPARFLRGELAALLARLLRPEDRFCYAEIFYAGGTVTKDISSRALADDLPAGRRCGYAADHEAARRWVLAEARPGDTVLIMGARDPALPRLARAVFESVAA